A section of the Pleuronectes platessa chromosome 7, fPlePla1.1, whole genome shotgun sequence genome encodes:
- the LOC128443908 gene encoding myosin heavy chain, fast skeletal muscle translates to MSTDAEMAIYGKAAIYLRKPERERLEAQSAPFDAKTACYVADVKELYLKGTIVKKDGGKVTVKVLDTQEEKVCKEGDVYPMNPPKYDKIEDMAMMTHLNEASVLYNLKERYAAWMIYTYSGLFCATVNPYKWLPVYDAEVVNAYRGKKRMEAPPHIFSVSDNAYQYMLTDRENQSVLITGESGAGKTVNTKRVIQYFATIAVAGGEKKKDTSKIQGSLEDQIIAANPLLEAYGNAKTVRNDNSSRFGKFIRIHFGTTGKLASADIETYLLEKSRVTYQLSQERGYHIFYQMMTNHIPGIVEAALITTNPYDFPLISMGQITVASIDDKVELEATDNAIDILGFTGEEKMAIYKFTGAVIHHGNMKFKQKQREEQAEPDGTEDADKVAYLLGLNSADMLKGLCYPRVKVGNEYVTKGQTVPQVNNSVTALAKSIYERMFLWMVVRINQMLDTKQSRNSYIGVLDIAGFEIFDFNTLEQLCINFTNEKLQQFFNHTMFVLEQEEYKKEGIIWEFIDFGMDLAACIELIEKPMGIFSILEEECMFPKADDTSFKNKLYDQHLGKNKAFEKPKPAKGKAEAHFSLVHYAGTVDYNICGWLDKNKDPLNDSVVQLYQKSSVKLLVGLYPPVVEEAGKKGGKKKGGSMQTVSSQFRENLGKLMTNLRSTHPHFVRCLIPNESKTPGLMENFLVIHQLRCNGVLEGIRICRKGFPSRIQYGDFKQRYKVLNASVIPEGQFIDNKKASEKLLGSIDVDHDQYRFGHTKVFFKAGLLGTLEEMRDEKLATLVTMTQALCRAYLMRKEFMKMMERREAVYTVQYNVRSFMNVKHWPWMKVYYKIKPLLKTAETEKELSQMKENYEKMTTDLATALAKKKELEEKMVSLLQEKNDLQLQVASEGDNLSDAEERCEGLIKSKIQLEAKLKETTERLEDEEEMNAELTAKKRKLEDECSELKKDIDDLELTLAKVEKEKHATENKVKNLTEEMASQDESIAKLSKEKKALQEAHQQTLDDLQAEEDKVNTLTKAKTKLEQQVDDLEGSLEQEKKLRMDLERAKRKLEGDLKLAQESIMDLENDKQQSDEKTKKKDFEISQLLSKIEDEQSMGSQLQKKIKELQARIEELEEEIEAERAARAKVEKQRADLSRELEEISERLEEAGGATAAQIEMNKKREAEFQKLRRDLEESTLQHEATASALRKKQADSVAELGEQIDNLQRVKQKLEKEKSEYKMEIDDLSSNMEAVAKAKGNLEKLCRTLEDQFSELKTKNDETVRQANDLGAQKARLLTENGEFGRQIEEKEALVSQLTRGKQAYTQQIEELKRQIEEEVKAKNALAHGLQSARHDCDLLREQFEEEQEAKAELQRGMSKANSEVAQWRSKYETDAIQRTEELEESKKKLAQRLQEAEEQIEAVNSKCASLEKTKQRLQSEVEDLMVDVERANGLAANLDKKQRNFDKVLADWKQKYEEGQSELEGSLKEARSLGTELFKMKNSYEEALDQLETMKRENKNLQQEISDLTEQIGETGKSIHELEKSKKQVETEKSEIQTALEEAEGTLEHEESKILRVQLELNQIKGEVDRKLAEKDEEMEQIKRNSQRVIDSMQSTLDSEVRSRNDALRIKKKMEGDLNEMEIQLSHANRQSAESQKQLRNVQAQLKDAQLHLDDAVRAADDLKEQAAMVDRRNGLMVAEIEELRVALEQTERGRKVAEQELVDASERVGLLHSQNTSLLNTKKKLESDLVQVQGEVDDTVQEARNAEDKAKKAITDAAMMAEELKKEQDTSSHLERMKKNLEVAVKDLQHRLDEAENLAMKGGKKQLQKLESRVRELESEIEAEQRRGADAIKGVRKYERRVKELTYQTEEDKKNVSRLQDLVDKLQLKVKAYKRQSEEAEEQANVHLSKCRKVQHELEEAEERADIAESQVNKLRAKTRDSGKGKEAAE, encoded by the exons ATGAGTACGGACGCGGAGATGGCCATTTATGGCAAAGCAGCCATATACCTGCGTaagccagagagggagagacttgAGGCTCAAAGCGCACCTTTTGATGCCAAGACTGCCTGCTATGTGGCCGATGTCAAAGAGCTGTACTTGAAGGGAACAATCGTGAAGAAAGATGGTGGCAAAGTCACCGTCAAAGTCCTGGACACTCAGGAG GAGAAGGTATGTAAAGAAGGTGACGTCTATCCAATGAACCCTCCCAAGTACGACAAAATTGAGGACATGGCCATGATGACCCATCTCAATGAAGCCTCTGTCCTGTATAACCTCAAAGAGCGTTATGCAGCATGGATGATCTAC ACCTACTCTGGGTTGTTCTGTGCCACTGTTAACCCTTACAAATGGCTCCCAGTGTACGATGCTGAAGTAGTAAATGCCTACAGAGGCAAGAAGCGTATGGAGGCTCCACCCCAcatcttctctgtctctgacaaCGCTTATCAGTACATGCTCACTG ATAGGGAGAACCAGTCTGTCTTGATCAC CGGAGAATCTGGTGCTGGAAAGACTGTGAACACGAAACGTGTCATCCAGTACTTCGCCACAATCGCAGtggcaggaggagaaaagaaaaaggatacAAGCAAGATTCAG GGGTCACTGGAGGATCAGATTATTGCAGCCAATCCCCTGCTGGAGGCCTACGGTAATGCCAAAACTGTGAGGAATGACAACTCTTCTCGCTTT GGTAAATTCATCAGAATCCACTTCGGCACAACCGGCAAACTGGCCAGTGCTGACATTGAGACAT ATCTGCTGGAGAAGTCAAGAGTGACATACCAGCTTTCTCAAGAGAGAGGCTACCACATCTTCTACCAGATGATGACAAACCACATACCGGGGATAGTTG AGGCAGCACTCATCACAACCAACCCCTACGACTTCCCCTTGATCAGCATGGGTCAGATCACTGTGGCCAGCATTGATGACAAAGTTGAGCTTGAAGCCACTGAT AATGCTATTGATATCCTGGGCTTCACTGGTGAGGAGAAGATGGCCATCTACAAGTTTACTGGTGCTGTGATCCACCATGGTAACATGAagttcaagcaaaagcagcgtGAGGAGCAGGCTGAACCCGATGGCACAGAAG ATGCTGACAAGGTTGCTTACCTGTTGGGTCTGAACTCCGCTGACATGCTGAAGGGTCTGTGCTATCCCAGAGTGAAGGTCGGAAATGAGTATGTCACCAAGGGACAGACTGTACCTCAG GTGAACAACTCAGTGACTGCCCTGGCCAAGTCCATCTATGAGAGGATGTTCTTGTGGATGGTCGTCCGTATCAACCAGATGTTGGACACTAAGCAGTCAAGGAACTCCTATATTGGTGTCCTGGATATCGCTGGCTTTGAAATCTTTGAT TTCAACACCTTGGAGCAGCTCTGCATCAACTTCACCAATGAGAAACTGCAACAGTTCTTCAACCACACCATGTTCGTCCTGGAGCAAGAGGAGTACAAGAAGGAGGGTATTATCTGGGAGTTCATTGACTTCGGTATGGACTTGGCCGCCTGCATTGAGCTGATTGAAAAG CCCATGGGCATCTTCTCCATCCTTGAAGAGGAGTGCATGTTCCCTAAGGCTGATGACACATCCTTCAAGAATAAGCTCTATGATCAGCATCTTGGCAAGAACAAAGCATTTGAGAAGCCAAAACCTGCAAAGGGCAAGGCTGAGGCCCACTTCTCCCTGGTGCACTATGCTGGTACGGTGGACTACAATATCTGTGGCTGGCTGGACAAGAACAAGGACCCACTGAATGACTCTGTTGTGCAGTTGTACCAGAAGTCATCAGTGAAACTGCTGGTTGGCCTGTATCCCCCTGTTGTTGAGG AGGCTGGAAAGAAGGGAGGCAAGAAGAAGGGAGGCTCTATGCAGACTGTGTCTTCACAGTTTAGG GAAAACTTGGGCAAGCTGATGACTAACTTGAGGAGCACCCATCCTCACTTTGTGCGTTGTCTGATTCCCAATGAGTCAAAGACTCCAG GACTGATGGAGAACTTCCTGGTCATCCACCAGCTGAGGTGTAACGGTGTGCTGGAGGGTATCAGAATCTGCAGGAAAGGTTTCCCCAGCAGAATCCAATATGGTGACTTCAAGCAGAG GTACAAGGTATTGAATGCCAGTGTCATTCCTGAGGGCCAGTTCATTGACAACAAGAAGGCTTCAGAAAAGCTGCTCGGATCGATTGATGTTGATCATGACCAGTACAGATTTGGACACACAAAG GTGTTCTTCAAGGCTGGTCTGCTGGGTACCCTtgaggagatgagagatgaaAAGCTTGCAACTCTGGTCACAATGACTCAGGCTCTCTGCCGTGCTTACCTCATGAGAAAAGAGTTTATGAAGATGATGGAGAGGAG GGAAGCCGTGTACACCGTCCAGTACAACGTGCGCTCATTCATGAATGTCAAACATTGGCCATGGATGAAGGTTTACTACAAGATCAAGCCTCTGCTGAAGACTGCTGAAACTGAGAAGGAGCTGTCTCAGATGAAGGAAAACTATGAAAAGATGACAACTGACTTGGCTACTGCCCTGGCCAAGAAGAAGGAGCTAGAGGAGAAGATGGTGTCTCTTCTGCAAGAGAAGAATGATCTGCAGCTCCAAGTGGCATCT GAAGGAGACAATCTGTCAGATGCTGAGGAAAGATGTGAGGGACTTATCAAGAGCAAGATTCAGCTGGAGGCCAAACTCAAAGAAACAACTGAGAGacttgaggatgaagaggaaatgaATGCTGAGCTTACTGCTAAAAAGAGAAAGCTGGAAGATGAATGTTCTGAGCTCAAGAAGGATATTGACGATCTGGAGCTTACATTGGCcaaggtggagaaagagaaacatgcCACTGAAAACAAG GTTAAGAACCTGACAGAGGAGATGGCCTCTCAAGATGAGAGCATTGCTAAGCTGAGCAAGGAGAAGAAAGCCCTTCAGGAGGCTCATCAACAGACTCTTGATGACCTGCAGGCTGAGGAAGACAAAGTCAACACTCTGACCAAGGCCAAGACAAAGCTTGAGCAGCAAGTCGATGAT CTGGAGGGTTCTCTGGAACAAGAGAAGAAACTGCGTATGGACCTTGAGAGAGCCAAGAGGAAGCTCGAGGGTGATCTGAAACTGGCCCAGGAATCCATCATGGATCTTGAGAATGACAAGCAGCAGTCTGATGAGAAAACGAAAAA GAAAGACTTTGAAATCAGCCAACTCCTGAGCAAGATTGAGGATGAGCAGTCTATGGGATCTCAGCTTCAGAAGAAGATCAAGGAGCTTCAG GCCCGTATTGAGGAACTGGAGGAGGAGATTGAGGCTGAGCGTGCTGCTCGTGCCAAGGTTGAGAAGCAGAGGGCTGACCTCTCCAGGGAACTTGAGGAGATCAGTGAGAGACTAGAGGAGGCTGGAGGTGCCACTGCTGCTCAGATTGAGATGAACAAGAAGCGGGAAGCTGAGTTCCAGAAGCTCCGTCGTGACCTTGAGGAGTCCACTCTGCAGCATGAAGCCACTGCTTCCGCTCTTCGCAAGAAGCAGGCTGACAGCGTTGCTGAGCTGGGAGAGCAGATCGATAACCTCCAGCGTGTCAAGCAGAAGcttgaaaaggaaaagagtGAATACAAAATGGAGATTGATGACCTTTCCAGCAACATGGAGGCTGTTGCCAAAGCGAAG GGAAATCTGGAAAAATTGTGCCGTACTCTTGAGGACCAATTTAGTGAACTGAAGACCAAGAATGATGAAACTGTTCGTCAAGCGAATGACTTGGGTGCACAGAAAGCCCGTCTCCTGACAGAAAATG GTGAGTTCGGCCGTCAAATTGAAGAGAAAGAGGCTCTTGTCTCCCAGCTGACGAGAGGCAAACAGGCCTACACTCAACAGATTGAAGAGCTGAAGAGACAGATTGAAGAGGAGGTTAAG GCCAAGAACGCTCTTGCCCATGGACTGCAATCAGCCCGCCATGACTGTGACCTGCTGAGGGAACAgtttgaggaggagcaggaggccaaGGCTGAGCTGCAGCGTGGAATGTCCAAGGCCAACAGTGAAGTGGCTCAGTGGAGAAGCAAGTATGAAACTGATGCTATTCAGCGCACTGAGGAGCTTGAGGAGTCCAA GAAAAAGCTGGCTCAgcgtctgcaggaggctgaggagcagaTTGAGGCTGTGAACTCCAAGTGTGCTTCTCTGGAGAAAACCAAACAGAGGCTTCAGAGTGAGGTGGAGGACCTCATGGTTGATGTGGAGAGGGCTAATGGGCTGGCTGCTAACCTggacaagaagcagaggaacttCGACAAG GTGTTGGCAGACTGGAAGCAGAAGTATGAGGAGGGTCAGTCAGAGCTTGAGGGATCTCTGAAGGAGGCTCGTTCTCTCGGCACTGAGCTGTTCAAGATGAAGAACTCTTATGAGGAAGCTCTGGATCAGCTGGAGACCATGAAGCGTGAAAACAAGAACCTGCAAC AGGAGATCTCTGATCTGACTGAACAGATTGGTGAGACTGGCAAGAGCATCCATGAGCTGGAGAAGTCCAAGAagcaggtggagacagagaaaTCTGAGATCCAGACAGCTCTTGAGGAGGCTGAG GGAACTCTGGAACATGAAGAGTCTAAGATCCTGCGTGTCCAGCTGGAGCTCAACCAGATCAAGGGTGAGGTGGACAGGAAGCTGGCAGAAAAAGATGAGGAGATGGAGCAGATCAAGAGAAACAGCCAGAGGGTGATTGACTCTATGCAGAGCACTCTGGATTCTGAGGTCAGGAGCAGGAACGATGCCCTGAGAatcaagaagaagatggagggagaccTGAATGAGATGGAGATTCAGCTCAGCCATGCCAATCGCCAGTCGGCTGAGTCCCAGAAGCAGCTGAGGAATGTGCAGGCACAGCTGAAG GATGCTCAACTCCACCTTGATGATGCTGTTAGAGCCGCGGACGACCTTAAGGAACAAGCTGCTATGGTGGATCGCAGGAACGGTCTGATGGTGGCTGAAATTGAGGAACTTAGAGTGGCTCtggaacagacagagagaggtcgCAAAGTCGCTGAACAGGAGCTGGTAGATGCCAGTGAGCGTGTTGGACTGCTGCACTCTCAG AACACAAGCCTTCTGAACACCAAGAAGAAGCTTGAGTCTGATCTGGTTCAGGTCCAGGGTGAAGTTGATGACACTGTTCAGGAAGCAAGGAATGCAGAGGATAAGGCTAAGAAAGCCATCACTGAT GCTGCGATGATggctgaggagctgaagaaggagCAGGATACTAGCTCTCACctggagaggatgaagaagaacctGGAGGTTGCTGTTAAGGACCTGCAGCACCGCCTGGATGAGGCTGAGAACCTGGCCATGAAGGGTGGCAAGAAGCAGCTCCAGAAACTGGAGTCTAGG GTGCGCGAGCTTGAGTCAGAGATTGAAGCTGAACAGAGACGTGGAGCAGATGCTATTAAGGGTGTCCGCAAGTACgagaggagagtgaaggagCTCACCTACCAG ACTGAGGAGGACAAGAAAAACGTTTCCAGGCTGCAGGATCTGGTTGACAAGTTGCAGCTCAAGGTGAAGGCCTACAAGAGGCAGTCTGAGGAAGCG GAGGAGCAGGCCAATGTCCATCTGTCCAAGTGCAGGAAGGTCCAgcatgagctggaggaggctgaggaaCGTGCTGACATTGCAGAGTCCCAGGTCAACAAACTGAGAGCCAAGACCCGTGACTCCGGAAAG GGGAAAGAGGCAGCTGAATAA